Proteins encoded together in one Miscanthus floridulus cultivar M001 chromosome 16, ASM1932011v1, whole genome shotgun sequence window:
- the LOC136512442 gene encoding phospholipase A1 PLIP3, chloroplastic-like, whose translation MDVLRFVPGGVRPPPLPTFAAPVSAAPAPSPHAAAASPAPGFHSPLLGLWPRRRGGGAENALGAAAAAEAAAGVEEARDHRRRRRAVDAEDGRGGGGGNWVLQILRVQSSSSAAAAPSPPPSPSRDEGPDGSSSQRCVGRCGAGPDTDSEEGCSVADAEEELDRAAFSRLLRKVSLAEAKLYSRMSGLCNFAYMVPRIKPRYLQKYNMTFVTSSVEERAKLPNPCNQEDQNPSDRKNANIGTPSRHSDEQESTYGANSEHERMQEHQSGQGINPLAAYRIAASAASYMQSRAMEVLPFGSQNEGRRDRTIQAIVNAQTEGLTMDEASFVATTNSMTSMVAAKEETKQAVADDLNSSRSCPCEWFICDENQNNTRYFVIQGSETIASWQANLLFEPIKFEGLDVLVHRGIYEAAKGIYRQMLPYVKSHLKSHGESARLRFTGHSLGGSLALLVNLMFLIRGVAPAASLLPVITFGSPSVMCGGDYLLQKLGLPKSHVQSITLHRDIVPRAFSCHYPDHIASILKLVNGNFRSHPCLTNQKLLYAPMGEVFILQPDEKLSPHHHLLPAGSGLYLIGGQAVDSDTSPTVLRSALSAFFNSPHPLEILRDACAYGPKGTVYRDHDVHSYLRSIRAVLRKEMRVEKERRRRLLRWPIEVYGALATIDRRHVLRQLRRHAHLLVVFLLPAKLLLLGVLSVIRPN comes from the exons ATGGACGTCCTGAGATTCGTGCCCGGCGGCGtcaggccgccgccgctgccaaccTTCGCGGCGCCGGTATCCGCCGCGCCTGCTCCCTCGCCGCACGCCGCTGCCGCTTCCCCGGCCCCCGGGTTCCACTCCCCGCTGCTGGGCCTGTGGCCGCGCCGCCGCGGTGGGGGCGCCGAGAATGCCCTGGGCGCCGCCGCGGCTGCTGAGGCGGCGGCGGGCGTCGAGGAGGCGAGGGATCATCGCCGTCGCAGGCGGGCGGTGGACGCGGAGGAcggcaggggcggcggcggcggcaactggGTGCTGCAGATACTGCGCGTgcagtcgtcgtcgtcggcggcggcggcgccgtcgccgccgccatcgccgtcgcGCGACGAGGGGCCGGACGGGAGTAGTAGCCAGCGGTGCGTGGGGAGGTGCGGCGCTGGACCGGACACGGACAGCGAGGAAGGCTGCTCGGTGGCTGACGCGGAGGAGGAGCTCGATCGGGCCGCGTTTTCGAGGTTGCTGCGGAAGGTGTCGCTCGCGGAGGCCAAGTTGTACTCCAGGATGTCCGGGCTCTGCAACTTCGCTTACATGGTCCCCCGGATCAAG CCAAGGTATCTCCAGAAGTACAACATGACGTTTGTAACATCGTCAGTTGAAGAGAGGGCAAAACTTCCAAATCCTTGTAACCAGGAGGATCAAAATCCCAGTGACAGGAAGAATGCAAACATAGGCACGCCGTCCAGACATTCAGATGAACAAGAGTCAACATATGGCGCTAACTCTGAACATGAGAGAATGCAGGAGCACCAAAGTGGCCAAGGGATAAATCCATTGGCAGCTTACCGAATTGCTGCATCTGCCGCTTCCTATATGCAATCTCGAGCCATGGAAGTTCTTCCCTTCGGTTCTCAGAATGAGGGTAGGCGAGATCGTACTATCCAGGCCATTGTAAATGCGCAAACTGAAGGTCTGACTATGGACGAGGCTTCGTTTGTGGCCACAACAAATTCAATGACCTCAATGGTTGCTGCAAAGGAGGAAACAAAGCAGGCGGTTGCAGATGACCTGAACTCTTCAAGATCTTGCCCTTGTGAATGGTTCATTTGTGATGAAAATCAAAACAACACAAGATATTTTGTGATTCAG GGCTCAGAGACAATTGCTTCATGGCAGGCAAATCTTCTGTTTGAACCAATTAAATTTGAG GGTCTTGACGTGCTCGTTCACAGGGGAATATATGAGGCTGCCAAAGGAATATACAGGCAAATGCTGCCATATGTCAAATCTCACTTAAAGAGTCATGGTGAATCTGCAAGGTTACGATTCACTGGGCATTCTCTTGGTGGAAGCCTGGCTTTGCTTGTGAACCTGATGTTCCTAATAAGAGGAGTAGCTCCAGCTGCTTCTTTGTTACCTGTCATAACATTTGGTTCACCATCTGTCATGTGTGGTGGTGATTACTTGCTTCAGAAGCTTGGTTTGCCAAAAAGTCATGTGCAGTCCATTACCTTGCACCGGGACATTGTTCCTCGAGCATTTTCTTGTCACTACCCGGATCATATTGCTAGCATTCTGAAGCTTGTCAATGGAAACTTCCGCAGTCACCCTTGCCTTACGAACCAG AAGCTGTTGTATGCTCCTATGGGTGAGGTGTTCATATTACAACCAGATGAGAAGTTGTCCCCCCATCACCACCTTCTTCCAGCAGGCAGTGGCCTGTACCTCATTGGCGGACAGGCAGTGGATTCAGATACTTCACCCACAGTACTGCGATCTGCATTGTCTGCCTTTTTCAACTCCCCGCACCCCCTTGAGATCCTCAGGGACGCTTGTGCCTATGGTCCCAAGGGTACTGTCTACAGAGACCACGACGTGCACTCGTATCTAAGGTCCATACGAGCTGTGCTGCGGAAGGAGATGAGGGTGGAGAAGGAGAGACGACGGCGGCTCCTGCGGTGGCCCATTGAGGTGTATGGTGCGCTCGCCACCATAGACCGGAGGCATGTGCTGAGGCAGCTCCGGAGGCATGCGCACTTGCTGGTCGTTTTCTTGTTGCCGGCAAAGCTGCTCTTGCTGGGCGTCCTGTCAGTCATCCGGCCCAACTGA